The sequence TATCTTTTATATTAAATGGATACTCCCATGATGGTTGGAGCCGAAGTATCGACTTAATAGTATGTAGGATCAGAAAAAAATTACGCCAGGCTAATATCCCAGAGTCAGCAATTAAGACACTTCGAGGAAAAGGATATAGCTTAGTGGAGAGTAATTTCAAAGCTGCATAGCAAGTTATTAAACTTGCTAAACCATTGTCTATACATTAAATATTAAACCATAAAAACATGGATGTTTAGCTAGATATTACCAATCACTTTAAACACTTCATTTAAATCTTTTACATTCTTACATTTAATGGCGTTGTTGATCAAATCCTCGCTATAGATGCAGCTACTCCAAGGGTTTGAGCTAACTAGGCAGGCTGTTTCCTAACTGGCATTCCTAGTCTTATGACTTTGTTCATTGCCTTTACACCTGCCAGCGCTTCACCTACTTGAGCATTATAATCTCGTAGGCTAAGTTTCGGACTAATTAGTTGCTTATATCGGTACATTGCTGTTTCAGATAGCGACCGTAAGTGATAGTCATTTTCCTTCTTCCATTGCGCTAACTCATTATTTTTGAGGGCTCTCACTGCCTCGTTTCGAGGATGCCCATCCTCCCAAAACCCAGCACTGCTTCTTGGTGGGATAGTTGGTTTGCAACCTTTACGCTGAAGTAGTTTGTGACACGCTTTGGTGTCGTATGCTCCATCAGCAGAAACTTGTTTAATTTGTCTTCTTAACGGCTTGATTAATGTGGGTAACACTTCATTATCAGCAACGTTAACCAGAGTGACTTCTGCTGCTACGACTTCATGCGTATTCGCATCTACTGCGAGGTGTAACTTACGCCAGGTACGACGCTTTTCTTTACCATGCTTTCGAGTCTTCCATTCTCCCTCGCCGTAAACTTTGAGGCCCGTTGAATCAATCACTACATGTGCCACAGAGCCACGACTCGGTGAGCGATATTTGATATTTACGGTCTTGGCACGTTTGCTAATGCAGCTATAGCTTGGTGAGGTTAGTGGCACATCCATAAGCTGGAAAACCGAGGTAGTGAAACCTTCTAGTGCTCTCAGTGATAAGTTGAATACACCTTTAACAACCAATGCAGTTTCAATAGCAACATCAGAGTAAATATACCCACGGCCACGGCGGCCGTGATGTTCAGAGCAACACCAAGAGCTAATGGCGTGCTCATCAATCCAAAAGGTCAAGGACCCTCGATTAATCAATGCCTTATTGTACTGAGACCAATTGGTCATTTTACGCTTAGCTTTACCCATCTTGATGTTTCCAATAACCACATTGGAAGATCAGATCACATAAGCTGCAAAAGGTTCAATCGATTTAGGAAACAAGGCCACATTTAATACCTAGCGGATACTCTAAAAACATAACCCCTATGACTAGAGCTCGCTAAATACAATAAATCAAACATTTATTGACTGCATAACATTAATGTATACCCGCAAAAAGAATAATGATTTGTCATAAACGGTGATGTTATTGAATATAGACATTAACGTTATTAATGATTTATATCTTATGAGTATATTACTACTTCTATTTGTTACTTTTATCGCAGCTAGCCTACAAGCCGCTACAGGGTTTGGCTTTGGCATCGTGGCTGTATCGGCTTTCTTGATCTTATTAAAATCGACTGCCGCTGTGCAGATTGTCATTATTCTCACCTTGGCCATGTCGGTGATCCACTGGCTAAAGGTTCGCTCTCTCGCCCCTAAGTTCTTAGTAAAACAACTGATTATAGGCTGTTTCATCGGTTACCCGATAGGCGTAATGCTCTTCTACTTGGCGGATATTGACACATTAAAATTTGCCGTGGCCATTCTTATCCTATTGATGGCAGTTCAAAATTTAATAGAGCGATTTCGTAACCGTAATGACGAAGCCATGTTCCTACCAATGAACCAAAAGCTATGTGCTTTTGTTGGCACCATTTCTGGCACCATGGCCAGTGCCTTGGCTATGCCTGGGCCTGCGGTTGTGAGCTATTTAACCCAATGTGAACTCGATAAAAATGCCATCCGGGCGACTGTTATCACCACTTCCACCGTTTCTTATTCTGTGTCGCTTATTCTGCAATTCTCATTTGTAGGCATAAAGACTCAAACCTGGGAGTCATCCCTCATGCTATTGCCTATGGTATTTGCCGGCCTTTTCTTCGGCGAGTACATATCAAAATTTATCAATCCAAAATTATTCAAGAACATTACTTTATTCGTACTCGTCGCAAGCGGAATAAACATCTTAGCCACCTTGTAATAGAGGCTATTCCCTTCCAGCAAGTGACTAATTCTAGAAAAACGTTCTAAAAACAAACGCTAAAATACACATTAACTCAATAAAGAAAACTCAAAAAAAGAGGTTGGAAATATGATAACTAGCAAGTTTACCAAGGCACATTTGGCTCACCTACCCACTCCATTTGAATTGATGCCCAACATGACCAAGAAGTTTAAGGGTCCGAACTTATATATCAAACGAGATGATGCCACAGGCCTAGCTTTTGGCGGTAATAAGGTTCGCCAGTTGGAATATTATGTCGGCCATGCCATGGATCAAAATGCCGATGCCCTACTTACTACCGGAGCGGTACAGTCTAACCATGTTCGTCAAACTGTGGCTGCCGCTCGAAAGATGGGCTGGCACGTAGAAGTGCAGCTGGAACACAGAGTCGATACTCACGCTAAAGAGTATTCAGAAAGCGGCAACCCATACCTGAATAAGCTTATGGGCGCAGTAATACACAATTTTGATGTAGGTGAAGATGAACTCGGCGCAGATAAAGCCATGTATGACCGGGCAGAAGAACTAAAAGTACAAGGATATAATCCTTATGTGATCCCCCTCAGTGCCACGGATAAGACACCATGGGGCTCCCTAGGGTACGTGGAATGTATAGAGGAGCTCTGTCATCAAGCCAGCGAAAGTAAAACTCAGATAGACGCTATCATTTTAGGTTCAGGATCGGCCAACACTCACGCTGGCGTGTTAGCAGGCTTAATCGCCTTGGACATGAATATCCCAGTTTATGGCTTCTGTGTACGTCGTGATGGGATTGCTCAAACTGAACGCGTCGAAATAAAAACACGCAAGGTACTCACTCTTTTGGGCATAGACGAAACTAAGTTAACCCCAGGTATGGTGATGTGTGCTGATTGGGTGCTTGCTCCTGGTTACGGTCTACCATCGAGCGAGGTTGTCGATGCCATTCACACCACGGCTTTCGAAGAAGGCATATTGCTAGATCCTACCTATACGGGTAAGGCAATGGCAGGAATGCTCGGCATGATTAAAGACGGTAAGTTTAACGATAACGACAATATCGTGTTCCTCCATACCGGCGGGACTCCCTCCCTGTTCGGCTACCCCGAACTTGTTGCCGGTAAATAGCCACCAAAAAAAGAAGAGGAAAAACTATGTCTACACATAATCAATTCCCTAAACTTGAATTTTATGTTGGCAAGATAGGCGGGATCATTCCCCTATTTGCCATGGTCACCTTGATGCTTATCCTCACAGCCTACGGCATGGGAGGCCCTAAAGGCGCTTGGGCTCCAGGATTTATTGCGATTTTACTCGGTCTGTTGCTGGTAAAGAATAAAGGCGATTATTGCCAATCGATTCTCGCAGGAATTGCCAACAAAACCGGAGTTGTCGTCATTACGGCTTGGATGTTTGCCGCCGTGCTCGGGGCGTTGATGAAAGCCGGTGGTTTAGTCGATGGCATCTTATGGTTTGGGTTATCTACCGGTATTCATGGCAGTGTATTTCTGGTGGTGGTATTTTTCTCCACCGCGATATTTGCCTCAGGTACAGGTTCTTCAAACGGGGCTAATTTAGCCCTAGCCCCCATCTTATTTCCTGCCGCTGTCATGTTAGGCGCCGATCCAGTTTGGGCGGCATTAGCCCTCTTATCCGGCGCCGTATTTGGTGACAATGTCGCACCGATATCGGATGTGACGATTGTAGGCTGTGCGACTCAAAATGCCGATCTGGGGCAAACCGTTAAGGAGCGATTTCCACTGGCCGTCACCGCAGGCATTATCTCACTCGGCATATTCATTATCTTTGGCGCAAGTGGCGAAAATGCGTTAGATGTGAACACCATAGATCTCGATGGCCTTGAGCCAAGTAATTTACTGATGTTAATCGCGGTTGCCGTGGTCATCATCACAGCATTGAAGGGGCGTCACCTCATTGAAGCCTTAGGTTACGGCATCATCACAGCTATGGTGGTCGGGGTATCTTTGGGGAGATACGATATTTCAGATCTATTCCATATTCCCGCCACCCGCGGCGATAGCAGTGGTTTGATTGAATCAGCCATTAGCGGTGTGACAGGCGCGGTGATGTTTGTATTGCTGCTGCTGGGGATCATCAGAATTTTCATGGACTCGGGCTTAATGGACTGCATACTAAAATTCATCATGAAAAATTTAGGCGACAGTGTCATAAAGAGTGAGTTGATCATCTTCTTCTCTACTGCAGCTTCTTCACTATTAGTTAGCGCTAACGCGCCATCGCAACTCCTTGTTGGACCGACAATCGTTCGCCCTATAGGAGAAAAGCAGGGAGTGAGTCCTGAACGTCGCAGTAACTTGATGTCAGCAGCGGTATGTTCAATCTTCTATATGATGCCTTGGTGCCTAGCCGTCATGGTGTGGTATTCCTCGATAGAGACCGCAGCGTTGAATTCAAACCTCCCCGTCCCTTCGGCCGCCATTAGTTTTGTCGCTCCCTACCCTTGGGCACTGTTTCTGGTGTTTATGTTTTCGATCCTCACCGGCTGGCAACGTAAAACAGTGGCAATTGAAGAGGTCAATGATGACAACCTCAACACAGTAAATTCAAAATCAGAAGCTAGTACATAATTGAAGGAAAAAGGAAATGAGTATGACACGCAGATTAAACACAGAGTTAGCCCCAGCAGCTATAGGCCCCTACGTACAAGGTGTAGTCACTGACGCTTTTGTGATAACGTCAGGGCAACTGCCTATAGATCCAGCCACTGGGAGTATGCCCGAAGAGGTCGCCGCTCAGACCCGCCAGTCCCTGGCCAATGTTAAAGCCGTAATAGAAGAATCAGGACTGAATGTTGCAAATATCTTTAAAACAACGGTATTTGTAAAAGATCTTAATGATTTTGCCTTAGTGAACCAGGCTTATCAGGAGTTCTTCGATACACACGATGCGCCTTATCCTGCTCGCTCTTGTGTGGAAGTGGCTCGCTTACCAAAAGATGCCTTAGTTGAAATCGAGGCCATGGCAGGAAACTAGCGATCTGTTCAACATGTAATACCATTCCGAGTAAGTATCTGATCATTCAGCGGGAGTTCAAAGCGCTGTAGGCAAGGCGAATGTTTGAAGCTAATAGTTATTCTCGGCAACAAGCTCCTGCGTTGCTCTACCTCCTGCATCCATGCTTTCGTATATCGAGAACATTCAACGTAGCATAAAGGGCTTTGCCCTTTGCTTTAAGCATCAGCCGCACTGCGTGAGGCTCTCAGTGTTTCCACTTCTGTGTTGCATTGACTTAAAAGGGAATAGCCATTTCCTCATCAATGCGCCTTGAATTGAAAAAACTGAGAGTCTTTGAACTGACCAGATACTTATATGGAATGGTATAATAAGGCGGTTTTTACCGCCTTTTTTTTCGCTCAATATTACTGAGAGAGTCTCTATGTCATCAGATAGTAAGCTCAACCCACGCCAGATTGAGGCATTTCAAAAATTCATGTTAACTGGCAGTGTCACTAATGCGGCTTCATTGATGCATGTCTCTCAACCAGCCGTCAGTAGATTGTTAGCCGATCTTGAGAAACAACTTGGTTTCAAACTCTTTGTCAGGAGTCATAATAAGTTAGAGATAACGCCAGAAGCTCACCTGTTTTATCAAGATGTAGAACGTCTGTTTACTGGTTTAGATAGCTTAAGTCGCTCCGCAGCAGCGATAGTAAATAACAATAGGGGAAAATTGAGGATCGGTGCTATGCCTGTGTGTTCCGACAGTTTTCTTCATGATGTGGTTGCAGATTTTGCCATCTCTCATCCCCAAATAAGGATCGAATTAGAAACAGCCCCGAGAAACCAGCTTATCGAGATGGTGTTAGATAGAAAGGTAGATGTGGCTATCATAGCCGATGTAGATATAGATGATGAGGATTTTGATTGTTGGGAACTCTATCAACAAAAAGCCAGAGTATTTCTGCCTCAAGGTCATCCACTCGCTAACAGAGATTCTTTAACGCCTAAAGACCTGCAAGATGAGAGATTTATGACACTGAGCTATGGCAGTCCGTTCAGAACTCGCGTGGAAAATTTATTTATCGGCCAAGGGATAAAACGCAATATTGTTTTTGAGGCTAGATCGCAGCACCTGTTACTTCAACTGGTAAAAAGAGGTGTCGGTATTGCCATTCTCGACCCCTTTATTTTACTCGCCGACGATAGAGGTATTGTCACACTCCCCTTGGAACCAACGGCACAATGGAGCTATTTTTTGGTTCAAGCCAGAGTGCCACAGCAAAGTGCGTTGGCTAACGCTTTCAGATCATCTCTACTCGCCTATATGAAAAAGCTTAAATAATAAGCTTTAATATAGGTATTAGAAACGATACATGAGCTTAGTCCTTAAGTCCGTCATGCTTCTGGCATCGTTATCAAAACTCATCACTGAATAATCTAGCATGGCCGACAATTGCTTTAGAGATTCAAATTGATAACTCAGATTTAAGGTATGTTCCGTCATCCCGCCCTCTTCGTCTAGGGGATTAAAGTTCGTCCATCTATATTTTACCTTTACCGAGTCAATCTGATAAGCGACACCGAGTTGTAATGAATGACTTCCGGCCTCAAAGCCTGTATCACCAGAGGTTTTAGTGGTTGTGGTGAAATTGGCATAGGCATTGTTGCCCAGGCCATGAAGCACCTTGCCATCCTCGTTGGTCTTGTTATAACCAGTAAACAAGTCGAGGTTATCTATTAATTCAACCCCCAGTTTTACCCCCAACATATCTGAATCCTGCCCAAGATTATTATCGTGGTAAACCGTCTTATAATATTGCCCACCGATATAAGGCTTAAAACGAGTATCTAACTTATAGAAGATGTCTGCATAGCCCATAAACGCTATTCCTTGGGTCTCCACCAGATGTACCTGTACTTTAGTATTAGCCATCGACCTGTTACTCATATACAAGCTATACATTCCATGGTCACCAATATCAAGAAACTCACCTGGTTTGCCTTTAGCATCTACTTTAGACTCAGTGAAGGGAGCTGTAGATTTGAAATCGGTTCTAGCTTGATATCGGTCTATTTTACCGGCAACAATGACAGTTTGAGGCAATGAACGATCGGTGACCAAGTATGCTTCGTATGACTCAGTAATACTTTGAGCCGATGAGCCGCCGAGCAGTGGCATGGCTAAGTATTGCCTACCAAAACTGACACTGGTATTACCAATGCCATAACCAAGATATGCTTCAGATAACACGGCACCATCGGCACTCATAGATGTTTTATAAGCATCATCAAAGTCATCTATCCAAGTTACATCTACAACTTGGAGAGAGCTACTGAGGCTAAAGCCATGGAAGTCACCAGATACTAATTTGAACTCTCCTCCATTAGTCCAAATTGAGCTATCTTGCTTGCCTGAGCTATCAGAGAAGTCTTGGGCAAAATACAGTGATTTAATTTGTCCACTCACCTTAGCGTCATTAATAGCATCGGCGATGGCATTCGATGCAAATGACTTAGGTGAAAAAATAATTGAAATAGCAAGTGTAAGGTAGAGTTTCTTATTCATAGTTATTACTCTTTTTAACAATCAAAGACACAAAGTTAACAAGTGCCATTGTCAGCAATGACGTATATTTCGACAAATAATTGTTTGTTTAACGAGCATGACTAAATGTTATCCAGAATAAATACACTGAACTTACGTAAGTAAACAACTGATATGATAAGTTTAATTAAATGGAAATAATTTCAATATAAGGCTCCAATGGATAGAGCGAATCTGTTATCAATAGGTGAATTGACTATGTTTGAAGATTTGTTCTCATCTAAGAACATTTCAGATACTAATAAATCTGATATTATTCTACAAATAGAACCCTGATATTTGGTTAGTAGAAAATGATAAGTTGTATCTGTTTGCTGATAAAACTGTAAAATCAGGCCGGATTAAAGGCTCAGGCTTAATAGAGTCAGATAAGAACTGGTCTGAATAAAAAAGTGTAATTTAATACTTTTATCAGTTAATAATACCTATTATTTAAATCTCATGCCATAGGTTGTAACCCATGGCAATCACTCAGTATTAAGGCTTTCTTATACCAGATATTCCAAGCATGCTTATCATCTCCCTGTGCGTGGGATTGCATTCCCCTAAGCAGGAGTAATAGTAACCTATGATCTTCAGCTCTTGCAGAGTAATACAAGGGATCATAGAAGCAGCGACGCTGAACAAACTCTAACTGAGTATCGAACCCTTTCTCTATACCACTGATACAAAGCGCCCTGCCTCTTTGGTGGAAATAGCTATAATCATCACTCAGCAAGAATGCAACCGGCCCCAGGATTAATATCAGTGCTAAACTCCCCAATGGACTTTTTTGCCACTGATCCAGTTGCCCGGCTCTCGCCTGCTCCAGTAATTCGAACCAGTCCAGCTTGACCTCATTAGAAAGCATATAAATTTCGACTCCCTTGCCTTTACTGTATTGGCTGAACCACTGCCTCAAAAAATTATTCATCTTATTACTCTTATTAATTAATAATAGATTACTTACTCTAACCACTAACAATAAAAACCTTCTATAAAATAAAATTGCTTTTATGTCTAAATGACATATACACCATTCCCGAGCCAAGAAATGTATCCGCAACGTACAGATAGAGCCGTTAATTATAGGCACGAAATTATTTAACCAACTTAAAAATCACGATAGGATACACTACAGAAACACAATACCAGGTGCGAACAATAAACAAACAGACTAAATTATAATTTCAAATCAATGGATTCTTAAGTGAGTAGATGATGGAATATTTTGAACTATTTATGATTTATGCAGGTGTTTTTTCTGCCGGAGGTTTATCAACCTTTCTGATAATATCTTGGATTGTCTCTTCTTCTAAGAGAGATGCTAATCCATATAGTAACTAAATCTAGTTAACTAATTAAAGCTATATGACCTTGGCTCTTAATCCCCCTAACCATTTGTTAAGAGCCTTTTTTATACCTTTATACTTCAGAATGTTAAAAACATTAATATAATAAACAGAATATTTAATAAAACGCTTATTCTGTCCTCCCTCTATTTTTCAGGTATTAACTCCTTAATGCACAAATTATAAAATATCATTGCCTGAGGCGAACTATGACGATCCTTTAGCCTGAATATACCAATCTGTCTCTCGACCAGAGGAGCCAATAAGGGGATCCAACACAGTGAAGGGACATTTTGAGGAAAAGCTAACCTTGGCAGAGTTGTCACACCGATCCCAAGTTCAAGCACTGAAAACAGTGAAGTGATGTTCTCTACGCTGTAGAGGGCATTTTGAGTAAGTGGACTGGCACTGCTGGCTTCTAATAGCTTACAGGTCCCATTATTGATGAAGGGGTAGCGACTTATCTCCTGCCAAGTGACGCCTTTTTTCTGTTGCGCTAACGGGTGTTCTTTTAGGCAGACCAGTCCTAGAGGATCTAACAATAGCGGGGTGAAATCGACTCTGGTATGACTGATGTTAAGGCAATTCCCCAAGGCGAGATCCACTTCACCCGCCAGTAACCTTCTCTCGACCCCAATAGCATTGTCATCGATAAGTGACACCTTTACCTTGGGGTGTCCACGAGTAAATTTAGCCAATACCTTAGGGATAATTTTAGCGGCAACCGAAGGGACACTGGCAATACGCAGCTCGCCTAGCTCACCCGCGGCAGCGGCGCTAAAGTCATAGGTTAATGCACGATATTGACTGAGAAACAGAATAACCTTAGGCAGACAGATCTCACCGAAAGGGGTCAATCTAGCCTTATGACCAGTTTCGAACAGAGGTTGGCCTAGAGTGCGTTCCAGCTCCTTTATCGAAGTGGAAAGAGCGGCCTGGGAGCGGTTCGCTCTCGAGGATGCAGCCCGAAATCCCCCCTCCTCGACCACCAGAGAAAAATGCTTTAGCTGCTGCAACTTAATATCCATTGGCTATTTTATTCCTCTTATTTGAGCTCTCATGTTGATGCTGTTTAATGAACGCTGTTGTTATCAACCCCGCTAAGGTTTTTTAATCGCTAATAGCACTAGATTGATAAGTATTATTTATTTTATGAATAAAAAAAAGCATTTTATGTATCACTTCCTCCATCAAAAGTTGATAAGTAAAATTTATCAATTGGAAAAAATTAACCGTTAGCCTTATCGAAAATCATGTGCAATATTTGAACTCACACATAATTATTGATTCTTGATGAGTAATAAATCCATGGCCAAGACTAAACAAGCAGTGCCCACATCACTTTTCGCTTCGACCGCTCCGTTAGAGTGGGCCATCACAGCTAACGGCACCCTGTATACCGCGCAAATACCTATCGATAACCAAGGTATTGTGGTTGAAGGTGGAATTGAAGCTCAAACCCGGCAGACACTGGATAACCTAGTGCATACCTTGGACTGCGCAGACGTTGATACCGATGCCGTATTGCAAGTGATGATCTATGTAACAAATGCGAGTTATCTACCTAAGGTCAATGCCATTTATGCTGAGTACTTTAAGGCCCCCTTCCCTAATCGTGCAGCCCTTGTGGTTGCCGGTTTAGCCAGAAAAGAGATGCTGGTCGAACTGGTTGTGTATGCGGCGGTTTCATAAGCCTAGGCCATTGTGCTTGCCCTTTAAAGCCAGAAAAGCAAGCTGGTTTAACTGCTTGTGTATGCGACTTTTCATAAGTCCATAATCCCTAGCACCTAGCACCTAGCACCTAGCACCTAGCACCTAGCACCTAGCTATTTTCCAGAATGTAAGTAAAAGAAAAGGATTAATAATGAATTTCAATACAGAACAAGCTATCTATATCGGCGGTGAATGGCAGGGAGGAATATCGACCATTACCAATATTAACCCGTCTGATCTATCCCAAGATTTAGGTCAATTTTCTCAGGCCAGTCGCCAACAGGTAGACCAAGCTATCTCGGCGGCGAGACAAGCCCAACCTATCTGGGAAAAAACACCATTGGAGCAAAAACAAAAAGCCCTGCAAGCCATAGGTGATGAGCTAATAGCTCGTTGTGATGAACTCGGCACCTTGCTGTCGAAAGAGGAAGGTAAACCTTTTGCCGAAGGCAGAGGTGAAGTCTATCGGTCTGGCCAGTTCTTCCATTATTTCGCCGCTGAAGTCCTGAGACAGATGGGCGATCTCGCCGACTCG is a genomic window of Shewanella psychrophila containing:
- a CDS encoding LysR family transcriptional regulator, which produces MSSDSKLNPRQIEAFQKFMLTGSVTNAASLMHVSQPAVSRLLADLEKQLGFKLFVRSHNKLEITPEAHLFYQDVERLFTGLDSLSRSAAAIVNNNRGKLRIGAMPVCSDSFLHDVVADFAISHPQIRIELETAPRNQLIEMVLDRKVDVAIIADVDIDDEDFDCWELYQQKARVFLPQGHPLANRDSLTPKDLQDERFMTLSYGSPFRTRVENLFIGQGIKRNIVFEARSQHLLLQLVKRGVGIAILDPFILLADDRGIVTLPLEPTAQWSYFLVQARVPQQSALANAFRSSLLAYMKKLK
- a CDS encoding DUF924 family protein; protein product: MNNFLRQWFSQYSKGKGVEIYMLSNEVKLDWFELLEQARAGQLDQWQKSPLGSLALILILGPVAFLLSDDYSYFHQRGRALCISGIEKGFDTQLEFVQRRCFYDPLYYSARAEDHRLLLLLLRGMQSHAQGDDKHAWNIWYKKALILSDCHGLQPMA
- a CDS encoding RidA family protein, which translates into the protein MSNKSMAKTKQAVPTSLFASTAPLEWAITANGTLYTAQIPIDNQGIVVEGGIEAQTRQTLDNLVHTLDCADVDTDAVLQVMIYVTNASYLPKVNAIYAEYFKAPFPNRAALVVAGLARKEMLVELVVYAAVS
- a CDS encoding Rid family detoxifying hydrolase; the protein is MTRRLNTELAPAAIGPYVQGVVTDAFVITSGQLPIDPATGSMPEEVAAQTRQSLANVKAVIEESGLNVANIFKTTVFVKDLNDFALVNQAYQEFFDTHDAPYPARSCVEVARLPKDALVEIEAMAGN
- a CDS encoding sulfite exporter TauE/SafE family protein, yielding MSILLLLFVTFIAASLQAATGFGFGIVAVSAFLILLKSTAAVQIVIILTLAMSVIHWLKVRSLAPKFLVKQLIIGCFIGYPIGVMLFYLADIDTLKFAVAILILLMAVQNLIERFRNRNDEAMFLPMNQKLCAFVGTISGTMASALAMPGPAVVSYLTQCELDKNAIRATVITTSTVSYSVSLILQFSFVGIKTQTWESSLMLLPMVFAGLFFGEYISKFINPKLFKNITLFVLVASGINILATL
- a CDS encoding Na+/H+ antiporter NhaC family protein, with the translated sequence MSTHNQFPKLEFYVGKIGGIIPLFAMVTLMLILTAYGMGGPKGAWAPGFIAILLGLLLVKNKGDYCQSILAGIANKTGVVVITAWMFAAVLGALMKAGGLVDGILWFGLSTGIHGSVFLVVVFFSTAIFASGTGSSNGANLALAPILFPAAVMLGADPVWAALALLSGAVFGDNVAPISDVTIVGCATQNADLGQTVKERFPLAVTAGIISLGIFIIFGASGENALDVNTIDLDGLEPSNLLMLIAVAVVIITALKGRHLIEALGYGIITAMVVGVSLGRYDISDLFHIPATRGDSSGLIESAISGVTGAVMFVLLLLGIIRIFMDSGLMDCILKFIMKNLGDSVIKSELIIFFSTAASSLLVSANAPSQLLVGPTIVRPIGEKQGVSPERRSNLMSAAVCSIFYMMPWCLAVMVWYSSIETAALNSNLPVPSAAISFVAPYPWALFLVFMFSILTGWQRKTVAIEEVNDDNLNTVNSKSEAST
- a CDS encoding LysR family transcriptional regulator; protein product: MDIKLQQLKHFSLVVEEGGFRAASSRANRSQAALSTSIKELERTLGQPLFETGHKARLTPFGEICLPKVILFLSQYRALTYDFSAAAAGELGELRIASVPSVAAKIIPKVLAKFTRGHPKVKVSLIDDNAIGVERRLLAGEVDLALGNCLNISHTRVDFTPLLLDPLGLVCLKEHPLAQQKKGVTWQEISRYPFINNGTCKLLEASSASPLTQNALYSVENITSLFSVLELGIGVTTLPRLAFPQNVPSLCWIPLLAPLVERQIGIFRLKDRHSSPQAMIFYNLCIKELIPEK
- a CDS encoding IS5 family transposase, with translation MGKAKRKMTNWSQYNKALINRGSLTFWIDEHAISSWCCSEHHGRRGRGYIYSDVAIETALVVKGVFNLSLRALEGFTTSVFQLMDVPLTSPSYSCISKRAKTVNIKYRSPSRGSVAHVVIDSTGLKVYGEGEWKTRKHGKEKRRTWRKLHLAVDANTHEVVAAEVTLVNVADNEVLPTLIKPLRRQIKQVSADGAYDTKACHKLLQRKGCKPTIPPRSSAGFWEDGHPRNEAVRALKNNELAQWKKENDYHLRSLSETAMYRYKQLISPKLSLRDYNAQVGEALAGVKAMNKVIRLGMPVRKQPA
- a CDS encoding D-cysteine desulfhydrase family protein, whose protein sequence is MITSKFTKAHLAHLPTPFELMPNMTKKFKGPNLYIKRDDATGLAFGGNKVRQLEYYVGHAMDQNADALLTTGAVQSNHVRQTVAAARKMGWHVEVQLEHRVDTHAKEYSESGNPYLNKLMGAVIHNFDVGEDELGADKAMYDRAEELKVQGYNPYVIPLSATDKTPWGSLGYVECIEELCHQASESKTQIDAIILGSGSANTHAGVLAGLIALDMNIPVYGFCVRRDGIAQTERVEIKTRKVLTLLGIDETKLTPGMVMCADWVLAPGYGLPSSEVVDAIHTTAFEEGILLDPTYTGKAMAGMLGMIKDGKFNDNDNIVFLHTGGTPSLFGYPELVAGK